One Ahaetulla prasina isolate Xishuangbanna chromosome 1, ASM2864084v1, whole genome shotgun sequence DNA window includes the following coding sequences:
- the FLRT3 gene encoding leucine-rich repeat transmembrane protein FLRT3, which yields MISVTWSFILIWTKIGLLLKMAPHFASAKPCPSVCRCDAGFIYCNDRDLTSIPTGIPGDATTLYLQNNHINNAGIPSELKTLIKVERIYLYHNSLDEFPINLPKYVKELHLQENNIRTITYDSLSQIPYLEELHLDDNSVSAVSIEDGAFRDNIYLRLLFLSRNHLSTIPWGLPKTIEELRLDDNRISTISELSLQDLTNLKRLVLDGNLLSNHGLGDKVFTNLVNLTELSLVRNSLTAAPINLPGTNLRKLYLQENHINHVPPNAFAYLRQLYRLDMSNNNLSNLPQGVFDDLDNITQLFLRNNPWRCGCKMKWVRDWLQTLPLKVNVRGLMCQAPEKVRGMAIKDLNKELFDCKDEDDVSTIQITASIPNTLYPVQGHWPISVTKSPEIRTINPHKNYRTASPAQEIITIVVKSVSTETIHISWKVALPMTALRLSWLKMGHSPAFGSITETIVTGDRNDYLLTALEPDSPYRVCMVPMETSNIYLYDETPVCIETETAPLRMYNPTTTLNHEQEKEPYKNSNLPLAAIIGGAVALVAIALLALVCWYVHRNGSLFSRNCTYSKGRRRKDDYAEAGTKKDNSILEIRETSFQMISLNNEQVSKEEFVIHTIFPPNGMNLYKNNHSESSSNRSYRDSGIPDSDHSHS from the coding sequence ATGATCAGTGTAACCTGGAGCTTCATCCTTATTTGGACAAAGATAGGGCTGTTGCTGAAAATGGCACCTCATTTTGCCAGTGCCAAACCATGCCCTTCTGTGTGCCGCTGTGATGCAGGATTCATTTACTGCAATGATCGTGACTTGACTTCTATTCCAACTGGGATTCCAGGGGATGCTACAACTCTTTACCTTCAGAACAATCATATTAATAATGCTGGGATTCCTTCCGAGTTAAAAACCTTAATAAAAGTAGAGAGAATTTATTTATATCACAACAGCTTGGATGAATTCCCTATCAATCTTCCAAAATATGTCAAAGAATTGcatttgcaagaaaataacaTAAGGACAATTACTTATGATTCACTGTCACAAATTCCTTATCTAGAAGAATTGCATTTGGATGATAATTCTGTTTCTGCTGTTAGTATTGAAGATGGAGCCTTCCGGGATAATATTTATCTCAGACTACTTTTTCTTTCTCGAAATCACCTTAGCACCATTCCCTGGGGCTTGCCTAAAACAATAGAAGAGTTGCGCTTGGATGATAATCGTATTTCCACAATTTCAGAGCTGTCCCTTCAAGATCTTACAAATTTAAAACGTCTAGTTTTAGATGGAAATCTCTTAAGCAATCACGGATTAGGAGACAAGGTCTTCACAAATCTAGTCAATTTAACTGAACTCTCACTAGTTCGTAATTCTCTTACAGCAGCTCCAATAAATTTGCCGGGCACAAATCTGAGAAAGCtttatctacaagaaaaccataTCAATCATGTACCACCTAATGCTTTTGCATATCTACGACAATTGTATCGATTGGATATGTCAAACAACAATCTCAGTAATTTACCTCAGGGTGTCTTCGATGACCTAGACAATATAACCCAGTTGTTTCTTCGCAACAATCCTTGGCGCTGTGGGTGCAAAATGAAATGGGTTCGTGATTGGCTACAGACCCTGCCTCTCAAAGTTAATGTACGTGGACTGATGTGTCAAGCACCAGAAAAAGTGCGGGGCATGGCTATCAAAGATCTCAACAAAGAGCTATTTGATTGCAAAGATGAAGATGATGTAAGCACGATCCAAATTACTGCTTCAATACCAAACACGTTATATCCTGTGCAGGGACACTGGCCCATTTCTGTGACCAAATCTCCTGAAATAAGGACTATTAATccacataaaaattacagaacagCTTCCCCAGCACAGGAAATCATTACCATTGTTGTAAAATCTGTAAGCACGGAGACTATTCACATTTCTTGGAAAGTTGCACTACCCATGACTGCTCTGAGACTTAGTTGGCTCAAAATGGGTCACAGCCCAGCCTTTGGATCTATAACTGAAACCATTGTTACAGGGGACCGAAATGACTACCTGCTCACTGCACTTGAGCCAGATTCCCCATACCGTGTATGCATGGTTCCCATGGAAACCAGTAATATCTATCTATATGATGAAACTCCTGTCTGTATAGAGACCGAAACTGCTCCTCTTAGAATGTATAATCCTACAACAACCCTAAACCATGAACAAGAGAAAGAACCCTACAAAAACTCTAACTTGCCCTTAGCTGCCATCATAGGAGGTGCAGTGGCTCTGGTAGCTATAGCATTGCTTGCTTTAGTCTGCTGGTATGTCCACAGGAATGGTTCCTTGTTCTCAAGAAATTGTACCTATAGCAAAGGACGGCGAAGAAAAGATGACTATGCTGAGGCTGGAACTAAGAAGGACAATTCCATCCTAGAAATCAGGGAGACTTCTTTTCAGATGATCTCTCTGAACAATGAGCAAGTATCTAAAGAGGAGTTTGTAATACATACCATATTTCCACCTAATGGGATGAATCTATATAAAAACAACCACAGTGAAAGCAGTAGTAACAGAAGCTACAGAGACAGTGGTATACCCGATTCAGATCACTCACATTCATGA